The following coding sequences are from one Paenibacillus sp. JDR-2 window:
- a CDS encoding carbohydrate ABC transporter permease, which produces MIARKKTAIWIFFLIVAAGQLFPLIWLVDFSFNSSADFYSDSILKWPSSPQWQNYVNAWVDGKFLKYLFNSLFISIVTILLTVGLSLTLSYAFIRMQWKLRTLLYTILLLGIMIPIHATLLPNFAIFKELGLTDSYLGLILPYTAVSVPLGTFMLSGFLRSIPKELEESAVMDGCSIYRIVFQIIAPLLKPALVTVVVTTFLNCWNEFIMASTFLSKDALKTLPFSVMNFTGQYSSDYGSQFAVMVLTSIPAIIIYAVFNEQITKGVTAGAVKG; this is translated from the coding sequence ATGATAGCACGCAAAAAAACGGCAATCTGGATTTTCTTCCTGATCGTCGCCGCCGGACAGTTATTCCCTCTCATCTGGCTTGTCGACTTCTCCTTTAATTCGAGTGCCGACTTTTATTCCGATAGCATACTGAAATGGCCTAGCTCGCCGCAGTGGCAAAACTACGTAAATGCCTGGGTGGATGGGAAATTTTTAAAATATTTGTTTAACAGCTTGTTTATCTCCATCGTGACGATCCTGCTGACTGTCGGGTTATCGCTCACGTTGTCTTACGCGTTTATCCGCATGCAATGGAAGCTGCGGACCCTTCTGTACACGATCCTGCTTCTTGGCATTATGATTCCTATTCACGCAACCCTGCTGCCTAACTTCGCGATCTTCAAAGAGCTTGGCTTAACGGATTCCTATCTGGGCTTGATTCTTCCTTATACGGCGGTATCCGTTCCTCTTGGAACGTTTATGCTCAGCGGCTTCCTGAGAAGCATCCCGAAAGAGCTGGAAGAATCGGCCGTTATGGACGGCTGCAGCATTTACCGTATCGTATTCCAGATCATCGCGCCGCTCCTCAAGCCAGCTCTGGTTACGGTTGTCGTTACGACCTTCCTGAACTGCTGGAATGAATTCATTATGGCATCCACGTTCCTTAGCAAGGATGCGCTCAAGACGCTTCCGTTCTCGGTCATGAACTTCACCGGCCAGTATTCTTCCGATTACGGCTCCCAATTCGCGGTTATGGTACTGACGTCGATCCCGGCTATCATTATCTACGCTGTGTTTAACGAGCAGATTACGAAGGGCGTAACGGCCGGCGCCGTTAAAGGCTAA
- a CDS encoding carbohydrate ABC transporter permease gives MHRVFRNKTAIFLFVAPGMLLFALTFLAPILVSGYYSFTDTLAPGTNVKMVGFDNYANLLFHDGKFWLALRNALLLGIGFIVLQHPICIFFAILLDRLGGKAEKIFRTIFFIPCVISVVVISKMWLSLLDPTFGMLNKLLDLIGLDALKHAWLGESSTALGSMLFILIWAGFGWGLLFYYAGVKGISEDLYEAAQLDGASGFRMHLKITVPLLKPVIAVQFTLAIITALKQMETVFLTTNGGPGDSTQFLAVYLYNKAFSASQYGYANAISILFVIVCLLATYLSNRLTRSDATDF, from the coding sequence ATGCATCGAGTGTTTAGAAACAAAACGGCCATTTTTCTATTCGTAGCTCCCGGTATGCTGCTGTTCGCGCTTACCTTCCTGGCTCCGATTCTGGTCAGCGGCTACTATTCCTTTACCGATACGCTTGCTCCGGGAACCAACGTAAAGATGGTTGGCTTCGACAACTACGCGAATCTGCTCTTCCATGACGGGAAGTTCTGGCTCGCTCTTCGCAACGCCCTTCTTCTCGGGATCGGCTTTATCGTGCTGCAGCATCCGATTTGTATTTTCTTCGCGATCCTTCTCGACCGTCTTGGGGGCAAGGCCGAGAAGATTTTCCGCACGATCTTTTTTATTCCATGCGTCATCTCGGTTGTCGTTATTTCGAAAATGTGGCTTTCCCTTCTTGATCCAACCTTCGGCATGCTGAACAAGCTGCTGGATCTTATTGGCCTTGATGCCTTGAAGCATGCTTGGCTTGGCGAGAGCAGCACGGCTCTTGGCTCCATGCTCTTTATTCTGATCTGGGCAGGCTTTGGCTGGGGTCTCCTGTTCTACTACGCCGGCGTTAAAGGTATTTCCGAGGACTTGTACGAAGCTGCGCAGCTCGACGGCGCTTCCGGCTTCCGGATGCATCTGAAAATTACGGTTCCGCTCCTCAAACCGGTTATTGCCGTTCAATTTACGCTTGCCATCATTACCGCATTGAAACAGATGGAGACCGTCTTCCTCACAACAAACGGCGGACCCGGCGACTCTACGCAATTCCTTGCCGTATACCTGTATAACAAGGCGTTCTCGGCCAGCCAATACGGCTACGCCAACGCGATTTCGATTCTGTTCGTAATTGTATGTCTACTTGCAACTTATTTAAGCAACCGTCTTACTCGCAGCGATGCGACAGACTTCTAG
- a CDS encoding ABC transporter substrate-binding protein, with protein sequence MKRYSNWARASILTLAVASVATLAACGSNNSSNTADGSSGNGGGASKVTLRFFSNLPDRKSGQGLAEQTVIDNYMKENPNVKIDVETLAEEPFKSKLKAYMSSNEPLDITMVHGGAELNTLVQAGYVKELDPKAYEGEQFNFLPGVYKSFTFGDKLYGLPRNSDYEVIYYNKKLFEDNGVKVPTTMTELLDAAKAFRDKGIAPMSINGKDLWSFGEMFQNVVLRYSGNQNLILDAIDKKTKFADDENFLKAAQYLADVRDAKMFQDSFMTADYGASQNLFSQGKAAMWYMGSWEAGMATNETLPEEFRQNLGVVKFPVAEGGKGTVDDLLAWNGGGYALVSSSKHPEEAKKFFDYLMSANQWAKTAWDTGAAVPAQKYELSGSESEIQKTLTDILVNAASTSGASAIDYGTPKFKDDSQNAFGKFFSSKQTPEELLKALQTAVDTQ encoded by the coding sequence ATGAAGAGATACTCCAACTGGGCGCGTGCGTCCATATTGACTTTAGCCGTTGCATCCGTTGCAACGCTTGCCGCATGCGGCAGCAACAACAGCTCGAATACGGCGGACGGCAGCAGCGGGAACGGCGGCGGCGCCAGCAAGGTAACCCTGCGCTTCTTCTCCAACCTGCCGGACCGCAAATCCGGACAAGGGCTCGCCGAACAAACGGTTATCGATAATTACATGAAAGAAAATCCGAACGTCAAGATTGATGTCGAGACGCTTGCGGAGGAGCCTTTCAAGAGCAAGCTGAAGGCTTATATGTCTTCCAATGAACCGCTTGACATTACCATGGTTCACGGCGGGGCCGAGCTTAATACGCTGGTGCAAGCCGGTTACGTAAAAGAGCTGGATCCTAAAGCTTACGAAGGCGAGCAATTCAACTTCCTGCCTGGCGTGTACAAATCGTTTACGTTTGGCGACAAGCTGTACGGCCTGCCGCGGAACAGTGATTATGAAGTCATCTACTACAACAAAAAGCTGTTTGAAGACAACGGCGTGAAAGTGCCTACAACGATGACCGAGCTGCTTGATGCGGCAAAAGCTTTCCGCGACAAAGGCATTGCGCCAATGTCAATCAACGGCAAAGATCTGTGGAGCTTTGGCGAGATGTTCCAGAACGTGGTGCTACGCTACAGCGGCAACCAGAATCTGATTCTGGACGCCATCGATAAGAAGACCAAATTCGCGGACGACGAGAACTTCCTGAAAGCCGCTCAATACCTCGCCGATGTGCGCGATGCGAAGATGTTCCAGGATTCCTTCATGACAGCGGATTACGGCGCATCCCAAAACCTGTTCTCCCAAGGTAAAGCGGCCATGTGGTACATGGGATCGTGGGAAGCCGGCATGGCAACCAACGAGACGCTGCCTGAAGAATTCCGTCAAAACCTTGGCGTTGTGAAATTCCCTGTTGCCGAAGGCGGCAAAGGTACAGTAGACGATCTGCTCGCTTGGAACGGCGGCGGTTATGCCCTCGTAAGCAGCTCGAAGCATCCGGAAGAAGCGAAGAAATTTTTTGACTACCTGATGAGCGCAAACCAATGGGCGAAAACAGCCTGGGATACCGGCGCAGCCGTTCCTGCTCAGAAATACGAACTGAGCGGCAGCGAAAGCGAAATTCAGAAGACGCTGACAGACATTCTGGTAAACGCGGCTTCGACATCCGGCGCTTCCGCCATCGACTACGGCACGCCAAAGTTCAAGGATGATTCCCAGAACGCGTTTGGCAAGTTCTTCTCCAGCAAACAGACACCCGAGGAACTGCTTAAAGCACTCCAGACAGCGGTGGACACCCAATAG
- a CDS encoding cache domain-containing sensor histidine kinase translates to MLRAYFNLSLKFKIIIPFALLMTVFSALLGYYAIQTSKTQIVNKVSSTNLGVVRVVENNMQSMQKAISNWVTVFVMDPYIQSTLQMEVRPQEGTLDPTLYNGSTTTLMNQMLLTGNFDYVALYGKEGPPLFQVATDDSSGSGTIQEIQANRVYKETAVLRGAPLWFPLTSDNVFIQNNRKDKIGMTRIVRNINNGYTIGFIFVGVNQETIKAQYLANLYDKDHGIVILDSTGEPLLEAGKPFFKDGQSELDAIRKAIPESGSKVVKLDGESLLLTYSKGENGWQYLYAVPLSTLTKELNSIKQFVMLLIAVWLVMSIPVMLLLTMFLTAPIKNLLLSMRRFQNGQFDEKVDVKYGDEIGYLTQGYNSMVESIKALVDDAYVLRLREQEAELKALQAQINPHFLYNMLDTIFWEAESAGQEKISEMIINLSRLFRLSLNRGKSFTNVAKERELLELYLSLQKMRFRDVLEYEVDISPDLGEYVILKLLLQPFVENAIVHGIERKRGGGFVRVTGTREGDRLKFVIEDNGSGMGEEELAKLTELPKESDINVGQDTSGYAVRNVQERLKHYYKDDFELTYDSKPGQGTRVQLIIPAVLSMGGSDDHVSTAYRG, encoded by the coding sequence ATGCTGCGCGCTTATTTCAACTTAAGCCTGAAGTTCAAAATCATTATCCCGTTTGCGCTGCTCATGACAGTTTTTTCCGCTCTGCTTGGGTATTATGCGATTCAAACCTCAAAAACTCAAATCGTAAACAAGGTCAGCTCAACGAATCTCGGAGTTGTCCGGGTTGTGGAAAATAACATGCAGTCGATGCAAAAGGCGATATCGAACTGGGTGACGGTATTTGTCATGGACCCGTATATCCAGTCGACGCTCCAGATGGAGGTGCGTCCGCAAGAGGGGACGCTGGATCCTACCTTGTACAATGGGTCAACAACAACCCTAATGAATCAGATGCTGTTGACGGGCAATTTCGACTATGTCGCGCTGTACGGGAAGGAAGGACCGCCTCTGTTCCAGGTCGCAACCGATGACAGCAGCGGTTCGGGCACGATTCAGGAAATCCAGGCGAACCGGGTCTATAAGGAGACGGCTGTTTTGCGCGGAGCGCCGCTATGGTTTCCTCTAACCTCGGATAACGTATTTATTCAGAACAACCGCAAGGACAAGATCGGGATGACCCGGATTGTCCGTAACATCAATAATGGCTATACCATTGGTTTTATATTTGTAGGCGTGAATCAGGAGACCATCAAAGCGCAGTACTTGGCGAATTTGTATGACAAGGATCACGGCATCGTTATTCTGGATTCGACCGGCGAGCCTCTGCTGGAGGCTGGAAAACCTTTTTTCAAGGATGGGCAGTCGGAGCTTGATGCCATTCGCAAGGCTATTCCCGAATCGGGGTCCAAGGTCGTGAAGCTGGATGGAGAGAGCTTGCTTCTGACTTACAGCAAAGGGGAAAACGGCTGGCAATATCTCTACGCCGTACCGCTCAGCACGCTTACCAAAGAGCTGAATTCGATCAAGCAGTTCGTCATGCTGCTTATCGCGGTGTGGCTTGTCATGAGTATTCCGGTTATGCTGCTGCTCACGATGTTCCTGACCGCCCCGATCAAAAATCTGCTATTGTCAATGCGCCGTTTCCAGAACGGTCAATTCGACGAGAAAGTGGACGTCAAATACGGAGACGAGATCGGCTACTTGACTCAGGGGTACAACAGTATGGTAGAGAGCATCAAGGCCCTTGTTGATGATGCGTATGTACTTAGGCTCAGGGAGCAGGAGGCCGAGCTTAAAGCGCTGCAGGCGCAGATTAACCCTCATTTCCTGTACAACATGCTGGATACGATATTCTGGGAGGCGGAATCCGCCGGCCAGGAGAAAATCAGCGAGATGATTATTAATCTGTCGCGGTTGTTCCGTTTAAGTCTTAACCGCGGCAAAAGCTTCACCAACGTGGCGAAGGAACGCGAGCTTCTCGAGCTCTATCTTTCCCTGCAGAAAATGCGCTTCCGCGATGTGCTCGAATACGAGGTCGATATTTCTCCTGACCTAGGCGAGTATGTCATTCTGAAGCTTTTGCTTCAGCCGTTTGTCGAGAACGCCATTGTTCACGGCATTGAACGGAAGCGGGGCGGCGGGTTTGTGCGGGTAACGGGAACCCGCGAGGGTGACCGCCTGAAATTCGTGATCGAGGACAACGGATCGGGTATGGGAGAAGAGGAGCTGGCGAAGCTGACCGAGCTGCCGAAGGAAAGCGACATCAACGTCGGGCAAGATACAAGCGGTTATGCCGTCCGCAACGTTCAAGAACGGCTGAAGCATTATTACAAGGATGATTTCGAATTGACATACGATAGCAAGCCGGGACAAGGCACGCGGGTGCAGCTCATTATACCTGCGGTTCTATCAATGGGGGGAAGTGACGACCATGTATCGACTGCTTATCGTGGATGA
- a CDS encoding response regulator: MYRLLIVDDEERARTGIKMLIDWAAHRIEIVGEARDGAEALEIMEGKGVDILLTDIRMPVMDGLELIQQVSKVHPAVRCIIMSGHDEFAYAQKAMASGVAHYLLKPSRRQEILDLVIKLTEEIAEERRENEKLEGLRSGFRESFPFLKEYALSRLALTETPPYDRLLNNLMLSDISFPLPFFGALIVQIDNLHLVQQRFGSVDIELFKYALKNIAEETFAPLCRCAAFEHNDDVVLLMNAEEWLDAKLLLPYAEAVQHNAEGYLKFTVSVGIGSFDRDIRHFRPSFQEAEKALNAKFYEGSAKITDYLEAAEEEDFTHTSYPLESEKAVLQAIVKGEEALIRGSLQDFLASLQPESSSKENVSNSIYALYFALYRDCIERNVNVMEVFGSGLNEIPRMMARSGLEHIVATLTDTALKIADQLSARKNGNKLFESILAYVHEHFRLDISRESVAREVYVTPGYISYLFKQQMQTSFIEYLHRIRIEYASRLLKDPSLRISDIAHESGYQDEKYFFQVFKKHTGMTPTQYRNNL; encoded by the coding sequence ATGTATCGACTGCTTATCGTGGATGATGAGGAAAGAGCCCGCACGGGCATAAAAATGCTGATCGATTGGGCGGCTCACCGGATCGAGATCGTTGGCGAGGCGCGGGATGGCGCGGAGGCGCTCGAGATCATGGAGGGCAAGGGCGTCGATATTCTGCTGACGGATATCCGGATGCCGGTGATGGACGGCTTGGAGCTGATCCAGCAGGTCTCGAAGGTGCATCCCGCGGTCAGATGCATCATTATGAGCGGACACGACGAATTCGCTTATGCCCAGAAGGCGATGGCTTCCGGCGTTGCCCATTACCTGCTTAAGCCAAGCCGCAGGCAGGAAATTCTGGATCTGGTTATTAAGCTGACGGAGGAGATTGCCGAAGAAAGGCGCGAGAACGAGAAGCTGGAAGGACTACGCAGCGGCTTCCGGGAAAGCTTCCCTTTCCTCAAGGAATATGCGCTCAGCCGGCTCGCCTTGACCGAAACTCCTCCGTACGATCGGCTGCTTAACAATCTGATGCTTAGCGATATTTCCTTCCCTCTGCCGTTCTTTGGAGCGTTAATCGTGCAAATCGACAACCTGCATCTGGTTCAACAAAGGTTCGGCAGCGTGGATATCGAATTGTTCAAATACGCGCTCAAAAATATTGCCGAGGAGACGTTTGCGCCGTTATGCCGCTGCGCCGCCTTCGAGCATAACGACGACGTGGTGCTGCTGATGAACGCGGAGGAATGGCTCGACGCGAAGCTGCTCCTGCCTTACGCGGAAGCCGTTCAGCATAACGCGGAAGGCTATCTCAAGTTTACCGTCTCGGTGGGGATTGGCAGCTTTGACCGGGATATCCGGCATTTCCGCCCTTCGTTCCAAGAAGCGGAGAAGGCGTTAAACGCGAAATTTTACGAGGGCAGCGCAAAAATCACCGATTACCTGGAAGCGGCGGAGGAAGAGGATTTCACGCATACCTCTTATCCGCTAGAGAGCGAGAAGGCCGTTCTTCAGGCGATTGTAAAAGGAGAAGAAGCGTTGATTCGCGGCAGTTTGCAGGACTTCCTCGCTTCGCTGCAGCCGGAGAGCTCCTCGAAGGAGAACGTCAGCAATTCGATCTATGCGCTTTATTTCGCTCTCTACCGGGATTGCATTGAACGGAATGTCAATGTAATGGAGGTGTTCGGCAGCGGTCTGAATGAAATCCCCCGCATGATGGCCCGTTCCGGCCTGGAGCATATTGTGGCAACGCTGACGGATACGGCGCTCAAAATCGCGGATCAGCTGTCGGCGCGCAAAAACGGCAACAAGCTGTTCGAGTCGATACTCGCTTACGTTCATGAGCATTTCCGGCTGGATATCAGCCGGGAATCGGTTGCCCGCGAGGTGTACGTAACGCCGGGTTATATCAGTTATTTGTTCAAGCAGCAGATGCAGACAAGCTTTATCGAATATCTTCACCGCATTCGCATCGAGTATGCTTCCCGTCTGCTTAAGGACCCAAGCCTAAGGATCTCGGATATCGCTCACGAATCCGGGTATCAGGACGAGAAATACTTTTTCCAGGTGTTCAAGAAGCATACCGGCATGACGCCAACCCAATACCGCAATAACTTATAA
- a CDS encoding beta-galactosidase has translation MNKLFYGVAYYDEYMPYERLSTDIEMMKEAGINLVRIAESTWSTHEPQNGVFDFSSVDRVLDAMHEAGIHVIVGTPTYAVPTWMVKEHPDVLAETPDGPGRYGARQIMDITNPSYLFYSERIIRKLISRVCGHPAVIGYQVDNETKHYRTSGPNVQLRFVKYMREKFGTVERLNEEFGLDYWSNRINSWEDFPSAVGTINGSLGAEFARFQRQLVTDFLAWQASIVNEYKRPGQFVTHNFDFEWRGYSFGVQPDVDHFEAAKALDIAGVDIYHPSQDDLTGKEISFGGDSTRSLKGMNYFVLETQAQAFPNWTPYPGQLLQQAFSHLASGANMVEYWHWHSIHNSFETYWKGLLSHDLGPNPTYNEARIVGRQFARLSDKLVNLKKTNRAAVLVSNEALTSLDWFKLPGGEVRYNDIVRLMYDRLYEMNIGCDILHPGSIELLGNYDLIVVPALYAASGELLEALNRYVENGGHVVYTFKSGFANEHIKVRTGAQPGLIEKACGIRYSQFAEPSKVSLKGNPFGVGESDNNVEVWMELLTPTTAEVLAWYDHPHWGQYAAITTNRHGEGVATYIGCLPSEAAARKVLEGACREAGIWGVDQELQFPVIVKTGTNESGKTIRYYFNYSDEPQSFVYPHGDGAELLGDLGLRSGETIELERWGVAIVEEA, from the coding sequence TTGAACAAGCTGTTCTATGGAGTAGCCTATTACGACGAGTATATGCCTTACGAAAGATTAAGCACGGATATTGAGATGATGAAGGAAGCGGGGATTAATCTGGTCCGCATCGCGGAATCGACCTGGAGCACGCATGAGCCGCAAAACGGCGTATTTGATTTCTCCAGCGTGGACCGCGTGCTGGATGCCATGCATGAAGCGGGTATTCACGTGATTGTCGGAACGCCAACCTACGCGGTGCCCACCTGGATGGTGAAGGAACATCCGGACGTACTGGCTGAGACGCCGGACGGACCGGGCCGCTACGGGGCGCGGCAGATTATGGACATTACGAACCCTTCGTATTTGTTTTATTCCGAGCGTATTATCCGCAAGCTGATCAGCCGGGTATGCGGGCATCCCGCCGTTATCGGTTATCAGGTAGATAACGAAACAAAGCATTACCGGACAAGCGGTCCTAACGTACAGCTTCGCTTCGTTAAGTATATGAGGGAGAAGTTCGGTACGGTAGAGCGGCTGAACGAGGAATTTGGCCTCGATTACTGGAGCAACCGGATTAACAGCTGGGAGGACTTCCCGTCGGCTGTAGGTACGATCAACGGAAGCCTTGGAGCGGAGTTCGCAAGATTCCAGCGGCAGCTCGTGACCGATTTCCTCGCGTGGCAGGCATCCATTGTGAACGAGTATAAACGTCCGGGTCAATTCGTTACGCATAACTTTGATTTTGAATGGCGGGGTTATTCCTTTGGCGTTCAGCCGGACGTGGACCATTTCGAAGCGGCGAAGGCGCTCGACATCGCGGGCGTTGATATTTATCATCCGTCGCAGGATGATCTCACCGGGAAGGAAATTTCCTTCGGCGGAGACTCGACCCGATCGCTGAAAGGGATGAACTATTTCGTGCTGGAGACGCAAGCCCAAGCGTTCCCGAACTGGACGCCTTATCCGGGCCAGCTGCTGCAGCAGGCATTCAGCCACTTGGCTTCCGGCGCTAATATGGTCGAATATTGGCATTGGCATTCCATTCATAACTCTTTCGAAACGTATTGGAAAGGCCTGCTCAGCCATGACTTGGGGCCAAATCCGACTTATAACGAAGCCAGGATTGTTGGCCGCCAATTCGCCCGTTTGTCGGACAAGCTGGTTAACCTCAAGAAGACGAACCGCGCTGCCGTCCTAGTGAGCAACGAAGCGTTGACGTCTCTCGACTGGTTTAAGCTGCCTGGCGGAGAGGTCCGTTACAATGATATCGTCCGTCTCATGTACGACCGGCTGTACGAGATGAATATCGGCTGCGATATTTTGCATCCGGGGTCTATCGAGCTGCTGGGCAATTACGATTTGATCGTTGTGCCGGCGTTGTACGCTGCATCAGGCGAGCTTCTTGAGGCTTTGAACCGCTACGTCGAGAACGGCGGCCATGTCGTATATACGTTCAAGAGCGGTTTTGCGAACGAGCATATTAAGGTGCGGACGGGCGCTCAGCCAGGCCTCATCGAGAAAGCTTGCGGCATTCGTTATTCGCAATTTGCGGAGCCTAGCAAGGTGTCGCTGAAAGGGAATCCGTTTGGCGTTGGGGAGTCTGACAATAACGTTGAGGTATGGATGGAGCTGCTTACGCCAACTACGGCGGAGGTGCTTGCTTGGTACGATCATCCGCATTGGGGACAATACGCGGCGATCACGACCAACCGGCATGGCGAAGGCGTCGCAACCTATATCGGCTGCCTGCCAAGCGAAGCGGCTGCCCGCAAAGTGCTGGAGGGAGCATGCCGCGAAGCGGGAATTTGGGGAGTCGACCAGGAGCTTCAGTTCCCGGTTATCGTTAAGACGGGGACTAACGAGTCCGGCAAAACAATCCGCTATTATTTCAATTATTCGGATGAACCGCAATCCTTCGTCTATCCTCATGGAGACGGCGCCGAGCTGCTCGGTGACCTCGGGCTCCGCTCGGGTGAAACGATTGAGCTTGAGCGTTGGGGCGTAGCGATAGTAGAGGAAGCTTAA
- a CDS encoding cyclodeaminase/cyclohydrolase family protein, which produces MTTTMTWDVSIRHFLQQAGSSNPTPGGGSVAALIAALGASMTSMVGNLTQGDKFADIQSAIAEVIEQMRRSTAECEELLQADISSFNRYMDALKLPKSSDEEKLIRKNALHQAAIQAIDVPLRLIEVCREGLAFTHRIADSSNKNVISDLGIGAILFEAAAQSALLTIEINLASLKDLELKRLYSDKVALLMNEIQDLKSSSLQITRNRILN; this is translated from the coding sequence ATGACGACAACAATGACGTGGGATGTTTCCATCCGCCATTTCCTGCAGCAAGCCGGCAGCTCCAATCCTACGCCGGGTGGAGGAAGCGTAGCCGCATTGATTGCTGCGCTTGGAGCTTCGATGACTTCAATGGTCGGGAACTTGACTCAGGGAGATAAATTCGCCGATATTCAATCTGCTATCGCTGAAGTCATAGAGCAGATGCGTCGATCAACGGCAGAATGCGAAGAGCTGCTTCAGGCGGATATCTCTTCTTTTAATAGATACATGGATGCGCTCAAGCTCCCTAAGAGCTCGGATGAAGAGAAACTTATACGCAAAAACGCGCTTCACCAAGCTGCGATTCAAGCGATTGATGTTCCACTACGCCTCATTGAGGTGTGCCGGGAAGGTCTGGCCTTTACCCACCGCATTGCGGATTCTTCTAACAAAAACGTCATTTCCGATCTGGGGATTGGAGCAATCTTGTTCGAAGCCGCGGCGCAGTCTGCACTGCTGACGATCGAGATCAATCTTGCCTCGTTAAAGGACTTGGAGCTGAAACGGCTGTATTCGGACAAAGTGGCTTTGCTAATGAACGAGATTCAGGATCTTAAAAGCAGTTCCCTGCAAATCACCCGCAATCGCATCCTAAATTAA
- a CDS encoding bifunctional 5,10-methylenetetrahydrofolate dehydrogenase/5,10-methenyltetrahydrofolate cyclohydrolase produces the protein MTKLLKAKEAADQVYEGIRTKVEKWKHNGIQPRMAAILVEGDPASAYYAGAKQKIAEKLGVAFTLHAFTAEVAEEEILQLVNRLNNDPSVHGIMLELPLPRHLSASTIEKAISPLKDVDGVTPANKLATVTGDSGLYPATPQSCIRLLQHYGYTLEGKNVTLVGRGQTVGLPLFHMLQRENATVTVCHSRTPDIASHLSHAEIAFVAVGRPNIVEQNMVHSDLVIIDAGINETPQGKMVGDVAIDVQSSAAAVSPVPGGVGTLTTAILYENLMKAIELQFGERK, from the coding sequence ATGACAAAACTCTTGAAAGCGAAGGAAGCAGCAGATCAGGTATACGAAGGAATCCGGACAAAGGTGGAGAAGTGGAAGCACAACGGGATCCAGCCTCGTATGGCGGCCATTCTGGTCGAAGGAGATCCCGCATCGGCCTATTATGCCGGGGCCAAGCAAAAAATTGCCGAGAAGCTGGGCGTAGCTTTTACTCTCCACGCGTTCACGGCAGAGGTTGCGGAAGAAGAGATCCTTCAGCTTGTTAATCGGCTAAACAACGATCCATCCGTTCATGGCATAATGCTAGAACTGCCCCTGCCCCGGCACCTGTCGGCGAGCACGATTGAGAAGGCGATCTCCCCGCTGAAAGACGTGGATGGAGTTACGCCTGCTAACAAGCTTGCTACGGTAACGGGTGACAGCGGTCTCTATCCGGCCACTCCGCAATCCTGCATCCGGCTTCTGCAGCATTACGGTTATACGCTCGAAGGCAAGAATGTAACGCTCGTCGGACGCGGCCAAACCGTCGGACTCCCGCTGTTCCATATGCTTCAGCGCGAGAACGCCACCGTAACCGTCTGTCATTCGCGCACGCCGGACATCGCTTCCCATCTGAGCCATGCCGAAATCGCCTTTGTCGCGGTTGGCCGTCCAAATATCGTTGAGCAAAATATGGTTCATTCCGATCTGGTTATTATCGATGCCGGAATTAATGAAACGCCGCAGGGTAAAATGGTTGGCGACGTAGCAATCGACGTTCAATCAAGCGCAGCGGCGGTATCCCCTGTACCTGGCGGGGTCGGAACGTTAACAACGGCTATCCTGTACGAGAATCTAATGAAGGCTATTGAGCTTCAATTCGGGGAGCGCAAATAA